The DNA region GTCGCCCTCATGAGCGACGACCTCTCGAAGCTCCCTTACCTCTACGAACTCGCCGACACGGCGAACGGCGTCATCAGGCAGAACGTCGCCGCGAGCCTCCTCGTCAAAGCCGGCCTCGCGCTCGCCGTCCCCTTCGGCTACGTCCCCATCTGGCTCGCCGTGCTCGCCGGCGACGCCGGCATGACCGTCGGCGTCACGGCGAACGCCATGCGGCTCTCCCGAATCCGCGCCGAGGAGTGAGCACGGGGAGAGTCGACTCGGGGAGACCGAAGCCGTCTCCGACTTTTCGGAAGCCACTCCCCCTGCAGTGAGGAGCCTGTACGGGGAGAGGCCGTCGGGAGTTCCCGGAGTACCGGGACAGGGACGGCGGGCGGCGGATCGACTTCGACGACTACGTGGCGGACATCGAGTCGCTGACGGGCAGCTCTCTCGCGCCGGACCCGAGTGACGGAGAAGCGTACCGCGCGAGCGCGTTCTCGTCCACGCGAGAGGTCGAGGCGGTCGCCGCGTGCCTCGACGAGCGCGCGGGAGACGCAGGCGACTGAGCGCCCACGGCGGCGCGGTTCTCGAAGGGACGCGCGACGCGTCGACAGCTACTGGCGAGCGTGGCGCGCGAGGGACTGACGGCTCTCCGCGAATCGGCTAGGTGTGCGAGAGTGCGTCAGTCGGCGGCCTGGCCGCCGTCGACGGGGAGCGTGTGGCCGGTGATGTAGGAGGCGTCGTCGGAGGCGAGGAAGGCGGCGACGCCGGCCATCTCCTCGGGTTCGGCGGCGCGCCCCATGGGGATGTCCGTCATCGCGGAGGTGTCGAAGGGGAGGGTGCTCGGGTCGGCGTTCCCGCCCTTCGAGTTCGCCTGGATGTTCGTGTTCGTCGGGCCGGGCGCGATGGCGTTCACGCGAATTCCCCGACTCGCGTACTCCAGGGCGACGGACTTGGTGAGGCCGACGACGCCGTGTTTGCTCGCCGAGTAGCTCGCGAGCCCGCCCATCCCGACGAGCCCGGCCTCGGAGGCGGTGTTGACGATGACCCCGCTCCCCTGGTCTTCCATGACGGGGAGTTCGGCCTTCAGACACGCCCAGACGCCCTTGAGGTTGATGTCGAGGAGGCGGTCCCAGTTCTCGTCGGTGATGTCGGTGGCTTCGGCGAAGCCGGTGAGGATGCCGGCGTTGTTGTGCGCGATGTCGAGGCTGCCGTAGGTGTCGACGGCGACGTCGACCATGTTCTCGACGGCGGCGGTGTCGGAGACGTCGACGGCGACGAACACGGCGTCGCCGCCCGCGTCCTCCACGAGGTCGACGGTCTCTCGGCCCGCTTCTTCGGCGACGTCGGCGACGACGACGCTCGCGCCTTCCTCGGCGAAGCGGAGCGCCGACGCCCGGCCGA from Halocalculus aciditolerans includes:
- a CDS encoding SDR family NAD(P)-dependent oxidoreductase, whose protein sequence is MYGFDGKTAVVTGGGSGIGRASALRFAEEGASVVVADVAEEAGRETVDLVEDAGGDAVFVAVDVSDTAAVENMVDVAVDTYGSLDIAHNNAGILTGFAEATDITDENWDRLLDINLKGVWACLKAELPVMEDQGSGVIVNTASEAGLVGMGGLASYSASKHGVVGLTKSVALEYASRGIRVNAIAPGPTNTNIQANSKGGNADPSTLPFDTSAMTDIPMGRAAEPEEMAGVAAFLASDDASYITGHTLPVDGGQAAD